From a region of the Kaistia sp. 32K genome:
- a CDS encoding protein-L-isoaspartate O-methyltransferase codes for MVDFAKARTTMVDCQIRTVDVTEYDVLDAFSAVPRENFVPDHLKPLAYIDEDILVSAQGSAPRYVMEPGPLAKLVQLAGIQATDRVLDIGTATGYSAAILSRVAASVVALESDEALAAAAVANLAGVGATNVEVVLGPLTQGHAAKAPYDVILIEGAVEEIPQAILDQIGEGGRIVAVVGTHGLAAKATVYTRSGGSISGRPAFNTHVRPLPGFAKPKAFVF; via the coding sequence ATGGTCGATTTCGCCAAGGCGCGAACCACGATGGTGGACTGTCAGATTCGCACCGTCGACGTCACCGAATATGACGTGCTCGACGCCTTCTCCGCGGTGCCGCGCGAGAACTTCGTGCCAGATCATCTGAAGCCGCTTGCCTATATCGATGAAGACATCCTGGTGTCAGCCCAGGGCAGCGCGCCGCGCTACGTGATGGAGCCGGGGCCGCTGGCCAAGCTGGTACAGCTCGCCGGAATCCAGGCGACCGACCGCGTGCTCGATATCGGTACGGCCACCGGTTACTCCGCCGCCATCCTCTCCCGCGTCGCGGCCTCCGTCGTCGCGCTCGAATCGGACGAGGCTCTCGCTGCCGCCGCGGTCGCGAACCTGGCCGGCGTCGGCGCCACGAATGTCGAGGTCGTGCTCGGACCGCTCACCCAGGGCCACGCCGCCAAGGCTCCCTATGACGTCATCCTGATCGAGGGCGCCGTCGAGGAGATTCCGCAGGCCATCCTCGACCAGATCGGCGAGGGCGGTCGAATCGTCGCCGTGGTGGGAACACACGGCCTTGCAGCCAAGGCGACGGTCTATACACGCTCTGGTGGGTCGATCAGCGGTCGTCCCGCGTTCAATACCCATGTCCGGCCGCTGCCGGGCTTCGCCAAGCCCAAGGCCTTCGTATTCTGA
- a CDS encoding TolC family outer membrane protein, with translation MVIVAAPSVQADTLTSALSQTYNNNPTLNAMRAQLRATDENVPQALSGYRPVLTGSAFIGPSYTRGRSSPLARIGSETTWPRGVGLTIEQPIFRGFRTQNAVKQAESSVLAGREILRSTEQDVLLDAVTAYTNVIQQQAIVGLREQNITFLREQQRAATDRLKVGEGTRTDLAQTDAALSQGQTAYEVAVSDLNSAKATYLQIIGVAPKSLSVPPINTRLLPKSAEAAVSTGQSRHPLIRAASYNVDTAAFNVKVIEGQLLPTVSLRGDLQHQDDPSVTGSWGNSASITANLTVPIYEGGVVYSQTRQAKETLGQRRIQLDSARDQVRAAAVSAYGQLEAAIASITSAQSQVKASQLALEGVIEEQKVGQRTTLDVLNQQQSLLQARETLILAQRAQIVASYTLLSTAGGLSAENLALKVQRYEPKQHYEAVRDKWIGLRTPDGR, from the coding sequence GTGGTTATCGTAGCTGCCCCCTCTGTCCAGGCTGACACACTGACGTCTGCGCTGTCGCAGACCTACAACAACAATCCGACTCTCAACGCCATGCGCGCCCAGCTGCGCGCTACGGACGAGAATGTCCCGCAGGCCCTTTCCGGCTACCGCCCGGTCCTGACCGGCAGTGCCTTCATCGGCCCGTCCTACACCCGGGGGCGCAGCTCGCCCCTGGCGCGCATCGGTTCGGAGACGACCTGGCCGCGCGGCGTGGGACTGACGATCGAGCAGCCGATTTTTCGCGGCTTCCGGACCCAGAACGCGGTGAAGCAGGCCGAGTCGTCGGTTCTCGCCGGCCGCGAGATCCTGCGCTCGACCGAGCAGGACGTTCTGCTCGACGCGGTGACCGCCTATACCAACGTGATCCAGCAGCAGGCCATCGTCGGGCTGCGCGAACAGAACATCACCTTCCTGCGCGAGCAGCAGCGCGCCGCCACCGACCGCCTGAAGGTGGGCGAGGGCACGCGTACGGATCTTGCCCAGACCGACGCGGCGCTCAGCCAGGGCCAGACGGCCTATGAAGTCGCCGTCTCGGACCTGAACTCCGCCAAGGCGACCTATCTGCAGATCATCGGTGTCGCGCCGAAGAGCCTGTCGGTGCCGCCGATCAATACGCGCCTGCTGCCGAAGTCGGCCGAGGCTGCCGTCTCCACCGGCCAGTCGCGCCATCCGTTGATCCGGGCTGCGAGCTACAATGTCGATACGGCCGCCTTCAACGTGAAGGTGATCGAAGGCCAGCTCCTGCCGACCGTCTCGCTGCGGGGCGACCTCCAGCACCAGGACGATCCGTCGGTCACCGGCTCGTGGGGCAATTCCGCGTCGATCACGGCCAACCTCACCGTGCCGATCTATGAGGGCGGCGTCGTCTACTCGCAGACCCGCCAGGCCAAGGAGACGCTCGGTCAGCGTCGCATCCAGCTCGATTCGGCTCGCGACCAGGTCCGCGCCGCGGCGGTCTCGGCCTATGGCCAGCTCGAAGCGGCGATCGCGTCGATCACCTCGGCCCAGTCGCAGGTGAAGGCCTCGCAGCTGGCGCTCGAAGGCGTCATCGAAGAGCAGAAGGTCGGTCAGCGCACCACCCTCGACGTGCTGAACCAGCAGCAGTCGCTGCTGCAGGCGCGCGAGACGCTGATCCTGGCGCAGCGCGCCCAGATCGTCGCGTCCTACACGCTGCTCTCGACGGCCGGCGGTCTTTCGGCCGAGAACCTGGCGCTCAAGGTTCAGCGCTACGAGCCGAAGCAGCATTACGAGGCGGTCCGCGACAAGTGGATCGGCCTGCGCACGCCGGACGGACGGTAG
- a CDS encoding PopZ family protein produces the protein MEEILASIRRIISEDDSGLGALKSADADNAPARLPSVPVSAADIDALFSARVNEFAPIEPPRAEPARVELPRVELPPAPVAPSQPAVEPRMLRTTLPPLPEPAQAVARVERPAPPAPIKSATDDLPHNAPLLSQAADAAVMSAFGDLSNTVLSANSRTLDDLVKEMLRPMLKNWLDSNLPPLVERLVRDEIERLSRRR, from the coding sequence ATGGAAGAGATCCTCGCCTCGATCCGCCGGATCATTTCCGAGGATGATTCCGGCCTTGGCGCGCTCAAGTCCGCCGATGCGGACAACGCGCCGGCGCGGTTGCCGAGCGTCCCGGTCTCGGCCGCCGATATCGACGCCCTGTTCAGCGCCCGCGTCAATGAATTCGCCCCGATCGAGCCGCCCCGCGCCGAGCCTGCTCGGGTCGAGCTGCCGCGCGTAGAGCTTCCGCCGGCGCCCGTCGCGCCGTCGCAGCCGGCCGTCGAGCCGCGCATGCTGCGCACGACGCTTCCGCCGCTGCCGGAACCCGCGCAGGCCGTCGCCCGCGTGGAGCGGCCGGCCCCGCCTGCGCCCATCAAATCCGCAACCGACGACCTGCCGCATAACGCGCCGCTGCTCTCGCAGGCGGCGGATGCCGCAGTGATGTCGGCCTTCGGCGACCTCTCGAACACGGTGCTTTCCGCGAACAGCCGGACGCTGGACGATCTGGTCAAGGAAATGCTTCGGCCGATGCTGAAGAACTGGCTCGACAGCAATCTGCCGCCGCTCGTCGAGCGACTGGTTCGCGACGAGATCGAGCGCCTGTCCCGCCGCCGCTGA